The genomic interval GCAGCACTCAGGCTGTTATCAAGCTGCTGCAATGTTGGAATCAGATCAGGATTCCTGTGCCCCTCCCCGCCGGGGACAAATCTGTTCAGAGCAACTGCGTCCGCGGAGAAGGCAAAGGCAAGCTCGATGACTTTTCCAGCTTCGCCTTCATTCAGCGCAGTCATGATATGGGATACGATCAATCGGGCTCCAGCGCTCTTAACAGCAAGCATTGCCCGTTTTACTTTTGCGAATCCATCGAATCCTGTAAGTCTTTTGTAGCCCCCGAAGGATATGGAAGGAACTGAAATATCAAACCAGCTGACACCGGCATCAGCAAGTTTCTCTGCGGATTCCTTATCGAGCAGGATACCATTTGATACAACTCCAACTTTAATACCTCTCGATCTGAACAGCATTGCGATTGAAGAGAGATCCTCACGAAGAAGGGGTTCTCCTCCTGTCAAGGCAACGGAGACCGGATGAGCAGCCTCAATTGAATCTGCAAGAAGAGCAATCTTTGCCAATGGAAGTTCAACAGGACTTGAATAACCGCTGGATTTCCAGACATTATAGCAGAATCTGCATTTAAGATTGCATCGAGAAGTAACTTCGAAAACAATTATCGGATCAGCGAAGTGCAAGGTCTAGAACAGCTCCAGATCCAATAGCAGATCGTTCAGAGCGGGTAATCTGGTAATGGTGTGATGAAGATCGTTCTCCATTCTCATAAATGCGTCATAAGTTTCCTGATACTGACCATCGTAAGTTTCTCCGTTCTTTTCAATTTCAGCAAGTGAAGCAGTTCGGATGCTGTCGAAAGCTGTCTGAATCTCACTCACTTCTTCAGGCCATCGGGAAAACCATGCCGGAGATGAATAGAATAACCCTCTACTGATCATTTCAAGAACACAGTAAGTATCAATACATGATATCATGTTATCAAAGGCGGTTTTCATTTCTTCTCTGCTAATCAATCCGCATTCGCGAAGTTTGGTAACTGTATCGATTCTCGCTTCGATCTGAGGAAGCAGGCTATCGGTCTGTTCCGAAACAGGCGGCGGCATCATCCTGGTTAACAGCAGCTGTGATCCATACGACAGATAATCAAGTCGGTTATATGCAAGCATCTCAAGAAGAGAAAGCTCAACGGAATCTATGCCGGTCTCTTCCGAAACCATTCTGAGTTCCTGAAATGCTATATTCAGCTGGTTTCTTAACTTATTCACCCTTTCCGCATAATTGCTGTCAGAATAATCTCTATCACCCGGAGAAAAACTGTCAAGCTTTCTCCAAAGTATCTTGAAGGTCTGCCATTGCGGATTACTCCAAAGCGCGGAGGTTCTGGTAAATAATGTCTGCAGATTTGAATGGACTGGTGTGATTGAGTCATTCTGTCCGGTGTCATCATTATTGACGGTCTGCGAAGAAGCGGTAAATGAAGGAAGGAACCCGGAAGCGATCAGCACTCCGAACGCGGTTGGCAGATACTTGCGATGTCCTTTTCTGTTGTATGAATGGTTCATAATACCTCCATAGCTTAATTCAGGCGACAAATATCATTAGTCCGTATGTGGAAATATGTTCCAGGGTATTTGACCAAATCAGGCTGACTCGTAGATTCATTGAATACTGGCACTCGTAAGGAGTAAAACATGCCTGCTGAAATAAAACCCGTAATATCGAAAAAAGACCTGAATACTTTTGTGATGCTGCCCTACAGGCTGTATAAAGAAGACCCTCTCTGGATACCTCAGCTGATCATGCATGAAAAAGCTCAGTTCAATCCTGAAAAGAATCCGGCTTTCAATTACTGCAAGGTTCAGTTCTTTCTTGCCTGGCGCGACGGAAAACCTGTGGGCAGGATTGTTGCCATTGTCAACAGAAGATATGTGGAAAAGCTTAATCGCAGATGCGGAAGATTCGGGTGGTTCGAGTGTGAGGATAATCGCGAAACCGCGAACGCTCTCCTGAATGAAGCGGAGAAATGGCTTCTCGAGCAGGGAATGAATGAAATTTCCGGACCAATGGGATTTACGGATAACGATTCGACCGGTTTTCTTGTTGAGGGATACGAG from Candidatus Aegiribacteria sp. carries:
- a CDS encoding radical SAM protein, with product MHFADPIIVFEVTSRCNLKCRFCYNVWKSSGYSSPVELPLAKIALLADSIEAAHPVSVALTGGEPLLREDLSSIAMLFRSRGIKVGVVSNGILLDKESAEKLADAGVSWFDISVPSISFGGYKRLTGFDGFAKVKRAMLAVKSAGARLIVSHIMTALNEGEAGKVIELAFAFSADAVALNRFVPGGEGHRNPDLIPTLQQLDNSLSAASKAASSLGITVYASIPVEDCLLQHERYPGIEFGSCVCGERKWAVDPSGGLRICEQSPGILGSLLESSFENLIESPAVAEFRRKDSLPDCGECPAYGECGGGCRFI